The following coding sequences lie in one Oncorhynchus kisutch isolate 150728-3 linkage group LG3, Okis_V2, whole genome shotgun sequence genomic window:
- the LOC109888151 gene encoding guanine nucleotide-binding protein G(o) subunit alpha, whose amino-acid sequence MGCTLSAEERAALDRSKAIEKNLKDDGVTAAKEVKLLLLGGGESGKSTIVKQMKIIHEDGFSGDDVKQYKPVVYSNTIQSLAAVLRAMDSLGIEYADKDRKADAKLVCDVVTRMEDTEPYSAELLTAMKRLWADAGTQECFNRAREYQLNDSAAYYLDSLDRIGAADYQPTEQDILRTRVKTTGIVETHFTFKNLHFRLFDVGGQRSERKKWIHCFEDVTAIIFCVALSGYDQVLHEDETTNRMHESLMLFDSICNNKFFIDTSIILFLNKKDLFEEKIKKSPLSICFPEYTGANTYDDATAYIQVQFESKSRSPNKEIYCHLTCATDTGNIQVVFDAVTDIIIANNLRGCGLY is encoded by the exons ATGGGATGTACACTCAGCGCTGAGGAGCGCGCTGCTCTGGACAGGAGCAAAGCCATCGAGAAAAATCTGAAGGATGATGGAGTCACTGCCGCAAAGGAGGTGAAACTGCTACTGCTTG GGGGAGGAGAATCGGGCAAAAGCACCATCGTCAAACAGATGAA gatTATCCATGAGGATGGCTTTTCTGGGGATGATGTGAAGCAGTATAAGCCTGTGGTCTACAGCAACACCATCCAGAGTTTGGCTGCCGTCCTCCGAGCTATGGACTCTCTGGGCATCGAGTACGCAGACAAGGACAGAAAG gcGGATGCTAAGCTGGTGTGTGATGTGGTCACTCGTATGGAGGACACAGAGCCCTACTCAGCAGAGCTGCTGACAGCTATGAAGCGTCTGTGGGCCGATGCCGGGACCCAGGAGTGTTTCAACAGGGCCAGGGAGTACCAGCTCAATGACTCCGCTGCCTA CTACCTGGACAGTTTAGACCGTATTGGTGCTGCTGACTACCAGCCCACCGAGCAGGATATCCTGAGAACTCGAGTCAAGACCACTGGCATCGTGGAGACCCATTTCACCTTCAAAAACCTACACTTTAG GCTGTTTGATgttggaggtcagaggtcagagagaaAGAAGTGGATTCACTGCTTTGAGGATGTGACGGCCATTATCTTCTGTGTGGCGCTAAGTGGCTATGATCAGGTTCTGCATGAGGATGAAACCACT AATCGCATGCACGAGTCCCTCATGCTCTTCGACTCTATCTGTAACAACAAGTTCTTCATCGACACCtccatcatcctcttcctcaacAAGAAGGATCTGTTCGAGGAGAAGATTAAGAAGTCACCACTGAGTATCTGTTTCCCTGAATATACAG GTGCTAACACTTATGATGATGCTACCGCATACATTCAGGTGCAATTTGAGAGTAAGAGCCGTTCGCCCAACAAGGAGATCTACTGTCACCTGACCTGTgccactgacacaggaaacatcCAGGTAGTGTTTGACGCAGTCACTGACATCATCATCGCCAACAACCTGAGGGGGTGTGGCTTATACTGA